A region of the Yarrowia lipolytica chromosome 1C, complete sequence genome:
AGTAGAACTGCGTGAGCGTCTGGGCAAGCTTGGATTGGGTGTTTTTCATTCGATGACCTTCGTCAATGATCATATGCACCCACCGGATTCGGCCCAGAAGCgccttgtccttgatgatgtaCTCGTAGGTGGTGAGCAGCACCTGGAAGTCTCCTGCTCGTACCTGGTTGGACAACTCCTTACGCTGGTTGGGCGAACCCTTGAACACAATCTTCTTAACGCTGGGAGCCCACTTTTCAAACTCATTGGTCCAGTTAGTGAGTGTCGAGAGAGGGACAATGACCAGGTAAGGCCGGGTCTGTCTCTTGACTTCAATAAGGTAGGTAATGAGGGAAATGGACTGGATAGTTTTTCCAAGGCCCATTTCGTCGGCCAAGATACCATTCAGAGAGTTGTTATACAGAGACACCATCCACTGCAGACCCTTGAGCTGgtactccttgagctgACCCCCAACCAAGATAGAAGGCTGCTTGGAGACTGTCTCCTTGACTCGATGAGCAATATGGTAGTAGTCGATCTTCTCGCGGTCCTCTTCTccctctcctccttcttcctccgCAGCAGGAATGGGCATTTGAGTTCCGGCTTCTCCTTGCTGAGCACGAACGGCAGATGACAGAGAGTCCAAGAACGAATTGGTCTGTCGCAGCAAGTGGGTGATACGTGTATCCTTGGTCTGGTCCAGGAGCTTGAGGTaggcctcctcgtcgttggACTTGAGAGCTTGCAGACGCTGCTTGGCAGTTCGCTCGACTCGTCGACTCTCTTCTCGCTCAACGTACGAGTGGAACTGCTGGATGCCCTTGGCCACGGCGTACTGCTTGGTTCGTCGACGATGGGCCTCTTCTCTGATTCGGTCCGACTGGTGGCACACCGAGTTGACGTACGCCATGATTTCCTCCCGCTGCTTGCGTTCACGCTCCATGCGCTGCTGTCGCTCTAGCTGCTCCGTCAGTCGCATCTCGTGCGCGGTCTGCACCTTGGCTCGTCGGTTGAGAGCCCGGTTGATGACCGAGTCGGTCACCTGGGACGTCTGGGCCTTGCAGAAGACTAGATGTTGCCGCAGACTTTTTTGCTTGGTTAGCAGCCGCAgggccttgagctcggccaCAGCTCGTACTTTGAGCGCATCAGTGCCTTCGGCTTTGCCGAGATCATCCCGGGAAGCATCCAACACTCCGAGGTTTGATGGCAGAGACTCGAGCTCCAGAATCCGCTGCGAGATTCGGTTCGTGATGATGAACTCGTGTCGTCCACCGACTCCCCGCCCGTTGTCCACAAACCCGCCTCGGGGGGGCACTCCGCTGTCCTTGAGACGTCGCTGGTAAGGGGTGAGTGACTTTTCAAGTGCTGCGtcagcctcctcttcgGTGATGTCACTTTCGATGCCTACCGTCTCCATTAGGCGCTCCTGCACGTCGGTGGGCATGTCGAGACCTCGGCTCAGGTATCTGAACGCGTTGACCTGGGTTCGGAGCAGGTCGAGGTCGATCTTGTTGTGGGCGGCTTTTCGGGCGCTGTTGACCTCTGCCAGACGCTTGTTGtacagctgctgctcctggcCCATGGTGTGCAGCCGGGTGACGATGCCCTCGAGTTCGGGTGTCACCGGGTGGTCGGATTGATTAAGAGCATTGAATCGCTGTGTTAGAATGAGAATAGATGGCGGTCAAGCAATAGACTTGCACACTGTGCTGTGTTGAGACACGTGTGTCGTCACGTTATGTGCAacgatacgatacgatacCAATGACCCATGACCCATGACATCGATAATGTCGTGTCGACCCGTCCAACGTCGGCTGTCGTGTCCATAACACAATCACACTCTGACAATGTCACGTGGTGTCGTCACGTCCTcggtgtcacgtgatggtGTTCCGTCCGTCGTGTTGGGTCTGTCTCCCCTCCTCTtgtcttcctcttcctctgaTACtcaccaaaaacaacaactgGGCCTGCTCCACGCTCTCGGGGGTGGGGATGGAATAATAGTGGGGCTGTTTGGCGGAGCCGTTGAGAGCACCGCCATTGGGTGCTGGCGAATGCCCGTTTTCGAGATCCATCTTGCCAGTGCTGTGTGTGCCGTTGATGATTCGGTTTCGTCGAATACCGCACGGTTCTACACGCTTGATAGTTTCGCTCGACAGCAGTGGGTGAAAGTGTGTGAGGGTCGACCAAAGTCTAATCTGCTCCCACCCACGGTTTCGGACCACGTTTTACGCGGCGCGGTATGGATGTTGCCGGTTCGACTCCGCTTTGGGTGAGTATGCTTGGAAAGTTTGGCTGGAATGAAGGTGCACCAGTCAGAAGGAAGATGTCGAAATAGCGGGTTGTGGCTGGCAGACACGGCCGAAATATTTACTCAGACGGTCCGCATGGTGTTAAAATGTCCTGTTGCACTGCTTTGACTTACTTGGGGGGAGGACAGAGTAGgtccagtacagtatgtacgttAAAACAGTGCTCTTGTAGACTAATTACTGAAGGGCCTTCATCTTTCAGCTGAAGTGGAACATACAGCACCTCGTTAAGGAACGTTCATACTTTCTCGTTTGACACTACACAGGTGCCCGGGGGCCTCAATGGGGTCTAAGCCAACTTCTCAatcagtcacgtgacgcaTCCCCGTCCTATATCGCCCATACCTATGCTGCTCTGTCATGTATCCCACTGTCACATTTGCATGCATAACCAGGATCTTTATCTGCATCTAAATTGAATCTTCTTCACACAGTtcactccaacaacaatgccTCGACCCCGACGAGAAATGACGCCTGACGAGGAGTACTCTCGCAAACTGTCGTACATCTTGCGACACGGCGCCACCAAGGAAAAGCTGCCCATTCGAGAAGACGGATACTTGTCTGTAGGTGTGCTGCTCAATAGAGCTGGAATCAAGGGGAAATGGAACCTGGAAGACACCAAGCGGGTTGTGCGAGATAACGACAAACAGAGATACAAGCTCATCTTTGAGCCCACAGAAAAACAGCCCAAAGAACCCACAGACCCCAACGATTGCACGGGATACTGGATCAGAGCTAACCAGGGACACACTATCAACACCAAGGTCGAGATgaaggctctcaagacccCCGAGGACTTCCCCACTCTTGAGATCTTCCACGCCACCTCGAAACAGGTGCTTCCCATTGTACTTAAGGAAGGATTGTCCAAGATGAAACGTCAACATATCCATTTGGCTACCGATCTAGTCACCGAAGGAGGCTCTGTGGCTGGAAAGCGACTTAACAGAGAGGTGTTCATTTACATCAATGTTcccaaggctctggaggccgGAATCGAATTCTTCCTGTCTGAAAATGGTGTTGTCTTGACTGAGGGTAAGGATGGAAAGATCTCTCGAGAGTTCTTCAGTAAGATTCTGGACAAGAATAACCAGCCGGTTGACTTGGAGGCGTTGGCATAGGTGCATATAGCAGCATTAAAAACATACTGTATTCGATAATATACGTTACAGTCcatgcttgtacttgcaaTTGGTACCTTACCTCACGTTACATTGTGTTGCATCTCTTAGTAACCAATATATATGCTGCTGAGGTATTATCACGGGACCGTAGACTATGTCCCCTGTTAATTCACCTTTTAAGATATCTTCAACGTCTTTaaaacttctcctcctATCTACAGCCTACAGTATACATACTCCAGGACTGTGTCCAACTGTGGCATCCgtgcggctcggaaatgCACAGAAAATATATCCTTCGACATGCATGATACAATTTCatccatcaccaaccacaCAACCGCCATGAACAGCAACATGAAAAAGGCGCCTCCTACGGCGAGCAAAACGCATCTCAGTAGTAAACTGAACAACATGAAGGTGAGTATCACGTGAGGAGAGTGTCGGACTGATCTGGAGATGATCTTGGATGACAACTGGGATGCTCAGAGCAAACAGAGCAGTTTCGACGCCACCAGGACCTGGAGAATCAAATGGGGTTGTGACTGTTGCAGGTTAACAGACGCTTTCAATTGCCAGTACTTCTTTTACACATATTCAATCCATTCTTTTCCACCCACTAACGCAGTTTATGCAAAGATCTTCTGATCAGGaaatgaagaaggaggaggaaaaggcACAAAAAAAGATTGACGACGCATCGAAATGGACCGTCAAGGGTGTCAAGGCGCCGCGAATCCGAAAAAAGTCGCGCAAAATCGTCTCCGTGGGCTACTCGGACATTGCGCTTGCTGAAGATACCAAGGGACGGCTGTCATGGGGAGGATTCAACGATCTGGAAGAcaccaagaagcccaaggaAGACACTCGGTCGGCTgccgagattgagaaggaaGAGCACGAGTTATTACGAGCGGCCGCCAAGAACCAGGGTGTTTCTGGGTCTGGAGGAAACAAGG
Encoded here:
- a CDS encoding uncharacterized protein (Compare to YALI0C01287g, similar to uniprot|Q86TN4 Homo sapiens tRNA splicing 2 phosphotransferase 1, similar to Saccharomyces cerevisiae TPT1 (YOL102C); ancestral locus Anc_3.88) — its product is MPRPRREMTPDEEYSRKLSYILRHGATKEKLPIREDGYLSVGVLLNRAGIKGKWNLEDTKRVVRDNDKQRYKLIFEPTEKQPKEPTDPNDCTGYWIRANQGHTINTKVEMKALKTPEDFPTLEIFHATSKQVLPIVLKEGLSKMKRQHIHLATDLVTEGGSVAGKRLNREVFIYINVPKALEAGIEFFLSENGVVLTEGKDGKISREFFSKILDKNNQPVDLEALA
- a CDS encoding uncharacterized protein (Compare to YALI0C01309g, weakly similar to uniprot|Q9D1Q1 Mus musculus M- phase phosphoprotein 6), with translation MHDTISSITNHTTAMNSNMKKAPPTASKTHLSSKLNNMKFMQRSSDQEMKKEEEKAQKKIDDASKWTVKGVKAPRIRKKSRKIVSVGYSDIALAEDTKGRLSWGGFNDLEDTKKPKEDTRSAAEIEKEEHELLRAAAKNQGVSGSGGNKAKKRPSEGGDNGGKKKMKY